ATCAACGTCAGCGTCGACAGCCTCGACGCCCGCCAGTTTCACGCCATTACCGGCCAGGATAAATTCCGCCAGGTGATGGACGGTATCGATGCCGCTTTTAGCGCTGGCTTTGCCAAAGTCAAAGTCAACACCGTGTTAATGCGCGACGTTAATCACCATCAACTCGACACCTTTCTGGCGTGGATCCAGACGCGCCCCATCCAGCTACGCTTTATTGAACTGATGGAAACCGGTGAGGGGAGCGAACTGTTTCGCAACCATCACCTCTCCGGCATGGTTCTGCGCGACGAACTGCTTAAACGCGGCTGGATCCACCAGTTGCGCCAGCGCAGTGACGGCCCGGCGCAGGTCTTCTGCCATCCCGATTATGTCGGTGAAATCGGTCTTATCATGCCGTATGAAAAAGATTTCTGCGCCAGTTGTAACCGCCTGCGCGTCTCCTCCACCGGCAAACTGCACTTGTGTTTGTTTGGCGATGGCGGCGTGGATTTGCGCGACTTGTTGCAGGCTGACGCACAGCAGTCAATGCTCGAACAGCGGATCTCTGTTGCGTTAACGCATAAAAAGCAGACCCACTTCCTGCATCAGGGCAACACAGGCATTACGCAAAACCTTTCATACATAGGCGGTTAAACCGCAAGGAGAGTGTGACATGAGCCAGGTCAGCGCGGAGTTTATCCCGGTCAGGCTTGCTATTTTGACGGTGTCCAGCCGCCGTGGTGAAGAGGACGATACCTCCGGCCATTTTCTGCGCGATGCCGCGCATGACGCCGGGCATCAGGTGGTTGATAAAGCGATTGTCAAAGAGAACCGCTACGCCATTCGCGCGCAGGTCTCCGCGTGGATCGCCAGCGACGAGGTACAGGTCGTATTGATTAACGGCGGCACCGGCTTTACCGAGGGCGATCAGGCTCCCGAAGCGCTGTTGCCGCTGTTTGACCGCGAAATTGAAGGCTTCGGCGAAGTGTTCCGTATGCTCTCGTTTGAAGAGATTGGCACCTCGACGCTGCAATCCCGCGCGCTCGCCGGTATCGCCAATAAAACGCTGATTTTCGCCATGCCCGGCTCGACCAAAGCCTGCCGTACCGCATGGGAAAATATCATTGCGCCGCAGCTCGATGCGCGCACGCGCCCGTGTAATTTCCATTCCCATTTGAAGAAGTAAGTTATGTCCCAACTGACCCATATTAATGCCGACGGCGAAGCGCATATGGTGGATGTCTCCGCCAAAGCGGAAACCGTGCGCGAAGCACGCGCCGAAGCGTTTGTCACTATGCAGCCGCAAACCCTGGCGATGATTGTTGATGGCAGCCACCACAAAGGTGATGTCTTCGCCACAGCGCGTATTGCCGGGATTCAGGCGGCAAAACGCACCTGGGAGCTGATCCCGCTCTGTCATCCGCTGCTGTTGAGCAAAGTGGAAGTGCTGTTGCAGGCGCAGCCGGAACACAATCGCGTGCGCATTGAAGCCGTTTGCCGCCTGAGCGGAAAAACAGGTGTGGAGATGGAAGCGCTAACGGCGGCGTCCGTTGCTGCGTTAACCATCTACGATATGTGCAAAGCGGTGCAGAAAGATATGGTGATTGGCCCGGTGCGCCTGCTGGCGAAAAGCGGCGGCAAATCAGGTGATTTCAGGGTGGATAGCGATGCTTAAGGTACTGTTTTTCGCGCAGGTGCGTGAGCTGGTGGGCTGTGACAACATCACTATTGATACTGTTTTCCCCTCC
The nucleotide sequence above comes from Kosakonia sp. H02. Encoded proteins:
- the moaC gene encoding cyclic pyranopterin monophosphate synthase MoaC — encoded protein: MSQLTHINADGEAHMVDVSAKAETVREARAEAFVTMQPQTLAMIVDGSHHKGDVFATARIAGIQAAKRTWELIPLCHPLLLSKVEVLLQAQPEHNRVRIEAVCRLSGKTGVEMEALTAASVAALTIYDMCKAVQKDMVIGPVRLLAKSGGKSGDFRVDSDA
- the moaA gene encoding GTP 3',8-cyclase MoaA; the encoded protein is MASQLTDAFARKFYYLRLSITDVCNFRCTYCLPDGYKPGGVNNNGFLSVDEIRRVTRAFSAMGTEKVRLTGGEPSLRRDFADIIAAVRENSAIRQIAVTTNGYRLARDVAQWRDAGLTAINVSVDSLDARQFHAITGQDKFRQVMDGIDAAFSAGFAKVKVNTVLMRDVNHHQLDTFLAWIQTRPIQLRFIELMETGEGSELFRNHHLSGMVLRDELLKRGWIHQLRQRSDGPAQVFCHPDYVGEIGLIMPYEKDFCASCNRLRVSSTGKLHLCLFGDGGVDLRDLLQADAQQSMLEQRISVALTHKKQTHFLHQGNTGITQNLSYIGG
- the moaB gene encoding molybdenum cofactor biosynthesis protein B, whose translation is MSQVSAEFIPVRLAILTVSSRRGEEDDTSGHFLRDAAHDAGHQVVDKAIVKENRYAIRAQVSAWIASDEVQVVLINGGTGFTEGDQAPEALLPLFDREIEGFGEVFRMLSFEEIGTSTLQSRALAGIANKTLIFAMPGSTKACRTAWENIIAPQLDARTRPCNFHSHLKK